One stretch of Arachis duranensis cultivar V14167 chromosome 1, aradu.V14167.gnm2.J7QH, whole genome shotgun sequence DNA includes these proteins:
- the LOC107460744 gene encoding uncharacterized protein LOC107460744, with protein sequence MASFLQIYLMAVLSLGLVVSVAEERFGWDAIRIGHGIMAGRRVCAWLLSGMFVAVSGLIRWKVDAVAAEGETGIKEKAIVIVSYAFVVIWSYAIMTAFYSHCRKRHPIKEPLPDHNPDQHLQLVSL encoded by the coding sequence ATGGCCTCGTTCCTGCAGATTTACCTGATGGCGGTGCTGAGCCTGGGGCTGGTGGTGTCCGTGGCGGAGGAGAGATTTGGATGGGACGCGATTCGGATTGGGCACGGCATCATGGCGGGGAGGAGGGTGTGTGCGTGGTTGCTGTCGGGGATGTTCGTGGCGGTTTCGGGGCTGATCCGGTGGAAGGTGGACGCGGTGGCGGCGGAGGGTGAAACGGGAATTAAGGAAAAAGCGATAGTGATAGTTTCGTACGCATTTGTGGTGATTTGGAGTTATGCGATCATGACGGCGTTTTACTCTCACTGTAGAAAACGCCACCCAATTAAGGAACCCTTACCTGATCATAATCCTGATCAACATCTCCAACTTGTTTCCCTTTGA
- the LOC107459724 gene encoding RING-H2 finger protein ATL13 codes for MAKGDSFLSPSQEPSFFLPHPNPPPPPPSLRTPSVIRSDSFSFNDKALKVSPSILLIIIILAIVFFVSGLLHLLVRFLWRPQSRDPDDFDNGTALQGQLQQLFHLHDAGVDQSFIDTLPVFHYKAIIGLKNPFDCAVCLCEFEPEDKLRLLPKCSHAFHMECIDTWLLSHSTCPLCRASLLPDFSANNTSNTCSPIVLVLESGSESSREIIAPERDTAAAAVARTSSVITSNSCEFGSSTRIDFQNKSGELTSSGDSNKVLNIDANGVEKVVTVKLGKFRNVDGGGGGEGSSSSNNNVDGRRCFSMGSFAYVMDESSSLQVPIRTPMKKKQSNSKKKSSLPLTPGHRPAMSEYDSESRRDFRFACFDASKIEDFGGAESSNTNCNGAAIGRGRIESFSISKIWLRGKKEEKQNAAGDSSRRAVSFRFPAPQKNAVGSSEEMKANKNVKFDTSSTISEMDIAKWENGGSEYGFDEESQSCNSIDFQARAPSFARRTLLWLTGRQNKVVHSSSDSSI; via the coding sequence ATGGCTAAAGGAGACAGCTTTCTGTCTCCATCACAAGAACcatctttttttcttcctcacccaaacccaccaccaccaccaccttccCTTCGAACTCCCTCTGTTATTCGATCTGACAGTTTCAGCTTCAACGATAAGGCCTTGAAGGTTAGTCCAAGCAtactcctcatcatcatcatcctcgcCATTGTTTTCTTCGTTTCTGGTTTGCTTCACCTACTTGTTAGGTTCCTATGGAGGCCTCAGAGTAGAGACCCTGATGATTTTGACAATGGCACTGCTCTTCAAGGCCAATTGCAGCAACTCTTCCATCTCCATGATGCTGGTGTTGATCAGTCCTTCATAGACACGCTCCCTGTGTTCCACTACAAAGCCATCATAGGCTTGAAGAACCCTTTTGACTGTGCCGTTTGTTTGTGTGAGTTTGAACCGGAGGACAAGCTTAGATTGTTGCCCAAATGTAGCCATGCTTTTCACATGGAGTGCATTGACACATGGCTTTTGTCTCATTCTACTTGTCCTCTCTGTAGAGCTAGCTTGCTCCCTGATTTCTCTGCTAACAACACCAGCAACACGTGTTCCCCCATTGTTCTTGTCCTCGAATCTGGGAGTGAGAGTTCTAGGGAGATTATTGCTCCCGAAAgagatactgctgctgcagctGTTGCAAGAACAAGCTCTGTCATAACATCGAATTCCTGTGAATTTGGATCATCAACAAGGATtgattttcaaaacaaatcagGTGAGTTGACTTCTTCAGGTGACAGCAACAAAGTTCTTAATATTGATGCAAATGGTGTAGAGAAAGTGGTGACTGTGAAGCTGGGCAAGTTTAGGAAtgttgatggtggtggtggtggagaagGAAGCAGTAGCAGCAACAACAATGTGGATGGAAGGAGGTGCTTCTCAATGGGGTCATTTGCTTATGTTATGGATGAGAGTTCTTCACTACAGGTACCAATAAGAACCCCAATGAAGAAGAAACAGTCAAATAGTAAAAAGAAGAGTTCTTTGCCTTTGACACCAGGGCACAGGCCTGCAATGTCAGAATATGACTCTGAGTCCAGAAGGGATTTCAGATTTGCATGCTTTGATGCCTCTAAAATTGAGGATTTTGGTGGTGCTGAAAGTAGTAACACTAATTGTAATGGGGCTGCAATTGGAAGGGGCAGAATAGAAAGCTTCTCTATATCAAAGATTTGGCTGAGagggaagaaggaggagaagcaaAATGCAGCTGGAGATTCGTCCAGAAGAGCTGTTTCATTCCGGTTTCCGGCACCACAGAAGAACGCTGTTGGTTCTTCAGAAGAGATGAAGGCTAATAAGAATGTGAAATTTGATACAAGTAGTACTATTTCAGAGATGGATATTGCTAAATGGGAGAATGGAGGAAGTGAATATGGGTTTGATGAAGAAAGCCAAAGCTGCAATAGTATTGATTTTCAAGCTAGAGCTCCTTCATTTGCCAGAAGGACTTTGCTTTGGCTCACTGGAAGACAGAACAAGGTTGTTCACTCTTCTTCTGATTCCAGCATCTAG
- the LOC107459716 gene encoding E3 ubiquitin-protein ligase XBAT32, with product MKFLSLVGNSLGCSASGERLVSAARDGDVQEAKALLEYNPRLARYSTFGVRNSPLHYSAAHGHHEIVYLLLESGVDINLRNYRGQTALMQACQYGHWEVVQTLILFKANIHKADYLNGGTALHLAALNGHTRCIRLLLADYIPSISDFWKLLKSDDCKLTSEFDHSGLREVVNRTSDGGITALHMAALNGHVESVHLLLELGASVSEVTVEDGTTIDLIGSGSTPLHYAACGGNAQCCQLLIAKGANLNAQNANGWTPLMVARSWNRNWLEDILKEPPSENLEVLPSPYLSLPLMSIVKIARECGWKTNELAPCLDPCSVCLERKCMVAVEGCDHEFCTQCALYLCSTNSTTSTSTNQGPPGSIACPLCRHGIVSFVKLPDTRPLPKQTIPRTANLSLTFCTCSSDVLDDPTDMTTPFCLPSSSSTPSLSSSSRASKTSPGNLRSLGGQKFSSFSSFRFNTGLCLGADVSPSLVPCTTSRDLRNHLGRCSGSGFRRSASQRERRKSWFCSLNQSVATGNGC from the exons ATGAAATTTCTGAGCTTGGTGGGGAATTCTTTAGGGTGTTCTGCTTCCGGGGAGAGATTGGTTTCTGCAGCAAGAGATGGCGATGTTCAAGAGGCCAAGGCCTTGTTGGAATATAATCCCCGCCTTGCAAGGTATTCCACTTTCGGAGTTCGCAATTCCCCCTTGCATTATTCTGCAGCTCATGGCCACCATGAG ATAGTATATCTCTTGCTTGAGTCTGGAGTTGATATCAATCTTAGGAACTATCGCGGTCAG ACTGCATTGATGCAAGCTTGTCAATATGGTCACTGGGAGGTAGTTCAGACCTTGATTCTTTTTAAAGCTAAT ATTCATAAAGCAGACTATCTAAACGGAGGTACCGCGCTCCACTTGGCTGCCTTGAATGGTCATACCAGATGCATTCGGCTCCTCCTCGCGGATTATATACCAAGCATCTCTGACTTTTGGAAATTATTGAAGTCAGATGATTGCAAGTTGACCTCAGAATTTGATCACAG TGGTCTTCGTGAGGTAGTTAACAGAACTTCTGATGGAGGCATCACTGCTCTGCATATGGCAGCATTGAATGGGCATGTTGAAAGTGTGCATTTACTCTTAGAATTGGGAGCTTCTGTCTCTGAGGTTACCGTGGAAGATGGAACTACGATTGACTTAATtg GTTCTGGGAGCACTCCCCTCCATTATGCTGCATGTGGTGGAAATGCACAATGCTGTCAA CTTCTGATTGCCAAAGGTGCTAATCTGAATGCTCAAAATGCAAATGG ATGGACCCCCTTGATGGTTGCTCGTTCATGGAATAGAAATTGGCTTGAGGACATCTTAAAAGAACCTCCATCAGAAAACTTAGAAGTTCTTCCTTCTCCTTATCTCTCTCTTCCACTTATGAGTATTGTCAAAATTGCTAG AGAATGTGGATGGAAGACAAATGAATTAGCACCATGTCTAGATCCATGTTCGGTTTGTCTAGAAAGGAAGTGTATGGTCGCTGTAGAAG GTTGTGATCATGAGTTCTGCACACAATGTGCCTTGTATCTGTGTTCCACAAATTCAACAACTTCAACAAGCACAAATCAAGGTCCACCAGGTTCAATTGCTTGTCCCCTATGCCGGCACGGCATAGTCTCCTTCGTCAAGCTTCCAGACACCAGGCCTCTACCAAAGCAAACCATACCAAGAACAGCAAACTTGTCTTTAACATTCTGCACCTGCTCTAGCGACGTTCTTGACGATCCAACCGACATGACTACCCCATTTTGCTTACCGTCTTCATCATCTACGCCTTCCTTGTCGTCGTCATCACGGGCCTCCAAGACTTCTCCGGGAAATCTTCGCTCCCTCGGCGGCCAGAAGTTCTCCTCATTCAGCTCATTCAGATTCAACACCGGCCTCTGTCTTGGAGCGGACGTGAGCCCTTCATTGGTTCCTTGCACAACAAGCAGGGACCTGAGGAACCATTTGGGCAGGTGTTCTGGTTCTGGTTTCAGAAGATCAGCTTCTCAAAGGGAGAGAAGGAAGTCATGGTTTTGTTCACTCAACCAATCTGTTGCCACAGGCAATGGATGCTGA